One Pantoea eucalypti genomic region harbors:
- the kduI gene encoding 5-dehydro-4-deoxy-D-glucuronate isomerase, translating into MDIRQSIHSDHAKQLDTDALRREFLIETIFTADDYALTYSHIDRIIIGGVMPVNAPVTMGDEMGKQLGVSYFLERRELGMINIGGPGRVEVDGKAWEIGHEEALYIGKGARNLLFRSLNPSQPAKFYFNSAPAHSTFPDRKITLQEAATATLGDAATSNRRTIHKFIVPDVLPTCQLTMGLTKLDEGSLWNTMPCHTHERRMEVYFYFDMSEESAVFHMMGQPQQTRHLLVHNEQAVISPSWSIHAGVGTQRYTFIWGMVGENQVFDDMDHVKISELR; encoded by the coding sequence ATGGACATTCGTCAAAGCATTCACAGCGATCACGCTAAACAACTCGACACCGATGCGTTGCGCCGTGAGTTCCTGATTGAAACGATTTTCACTGCCGATGACTACGCCCTGACTTACAGCCACATCGACCGCATCATCATTGGCGGCGTCATGCCGGTAAACGCGCCCGTGACGATGGGTGATGAAATGGGAAAACAGCTGGGCGTCAGCTATTTCCTCGAGCGCCGCGAGCTGGGCATGATCAATATTGGCGGACCGGGGCGTGTGGAAGTGGACGGTAAAGCGTGGGAAATCGGTCACGAAGAGGCGCTTTACATCGGCAAAGGTGCCCGCAACCTGCTGTTCCGCAGTCTGAATCCGTCTCAGCCCGCCAAATTCTATTTCAACAGTGCACCCGCACACAGCACCTTCCCGGACAGGAAAATCACGCTGCAGGAGGCGGCTACCGCCACGCTGGGCGATGCCGCGACCTCGAACCGCCGAACCATTCATAAATTCATCGTGCCGGATGTGCTGCCCACCTGTCAGCTCACCATGGGCTTGACCAAACTGGATGAAGGCAGCCTGTGGAACACCATGCCCTGCCACACCCACGAACGTCGCATGGAAGTCTATTTCTACTTCGATATGAGCGAAGAGAGCGCCGTCTTCCACATGATGGGGCAACCGCAGCAGACCCGTCATCTGCTGGTACATAACGAGCAGGCGGTGATCTCACCCAGCTGGTCAATTCACGCCGGTGTCGGTACCCAGCGTTACACCTTTATCTGGGGCATGGTGGGTGAGAATCAGGTCTTTGATGACATGGATCACGTCAAAATCAGTGAACTGCGCTAA
- the kduD gene encoding 2-dehydro-3-deoxy-D-gluconate 5-dehydrogenase KduD, whose protein sequence is MVLNTFSLEGKVAMVTGCNTGLGQGMALGLAQAGCDIVGVNRNGPDDTQSKVEALGRRFWPVQADLLQTSVVASVVEQALAAAGKIDILVNNAGIIRREDALDFSEQDWDDVMNINSKSLFFLSQQVARQFIAQGHGGKIINIASMLSFQGGIRVPSYTASKSAVMGLTRLMANEWAKHGINVNAIAPGYMATNNTEQLRNDASRSEEILGRIPAGRWGVPDDMMGPIVFMASAASDYVNGYTLAVDGGWLAR, encoded by the coding sequence ATGGTACTGAATACGTTTAGCCTGGAAGGTAAAGTGGCAATGGTAACCGGCTGCAACACCGGTTTAGGTCAGGGCATGGCGCTGGGTCTGGCACAGGCGGGCTGCGATATTGTCGGCGTTAACCGTAACGGCCCGGATGACACCCAAAGCAAGGTGGAGGCGCTGGGTCGCCGCTTCTGGCCGGTGCAGGCCGATCTGTTGCAGACCAGCGTAGTAGCCTCTGTGGTTGAGCAGGCGCTGGCCGCTGCAGGTAAAATTGACATTCTGGTCAATAATGCCGGTATTATTCGCCGGGAAGACGCCCTGGACTTCAGCGAGCAGGACTGGGATGACGTGATGAATATCAATAGTAAGAGCCTGTTTTTCCTGTCTCAGCAGGTTGCCCGTCAATTTATCGCACAGGGACACGGCGGCAAGATTATCAATATCGCGTCCATGCTCTCCTTCCAGGGCGGAATTCGGGTGCCCTCTTATACCGCCTCGAAAAGTGCCGTGATGGGCCTGACCCGTCTCATGGCAAACGAGTGGGCAAAGCATGGCATTAACGTCAATGCCATCGCACCTGGCTACATGGCGACCAACAATACCGAGCAGTTGAGAAATGACGCGTCCCGCAGCGAAGAGATCCTGGGCCGGATACCGGCCGGACGCTGGGGCGTGCCTGATGACATGATGGGCCCGATAGTCTTCATGGCTTCTGCTGCGTCTGATTATGTCAACGGCTACACCCTGGCCGTCGATGGCGGCTGGCTGGCGCGTTAA
- a CDS encoding metal-dependent hydrolase, whose translation MTGEGHIIFAIASAIFAKRAELTPVLAQADWWHLVPSALLTCLLPDIDHPKSLLGQRLSWLSHPIARAFGHRGFTHSLLAIAAGLWLFQINLPQSSPIPPDVLQGLTLGYLSHIVADMLTPAGVPLLWPCRWRFRLPILRSQKGNQLERALCLGLVGYALWFPVGMPSFGANGWPSQLFDTLQNGVGRLISSHTAQ comes from the coding sequence ATGACGGGCGAAGGCCACATCATTTTTGCCATTGCCAGCGCTATTTTTGCCAAGCGTGCTGAGCTGACACCCGTGCTGGCACAGGCCGACTGGTGGCATCTTGTTCCCTCAGCCCTGCTGACCTGTCTGCTGCCCGACATCGATCATCCTAAATCTCTGCTGGGACAGCGACTCAGCTGGCTCTCTCATCCTATTGCACGGGCGTTCGGCCATCGGGGATTTACCCACAGTCTGCTGGCGATTGCCGCCGGTTTATGGCTTTTTCAGATTAACCTGCCTCAGTCGTCACCGATTCCACCGGATGTGCTGCAGGGTCTGACGCTCGGCTACCTGAGCCATATAGTGGCCGATATGCTGACGCCCGCCGGGGTTCCGCTGCTGTGGCCCTGCCGCTGGCGCTTCCGCCTGCCGATTCTGCGCAGCCAGAAGGGCAATCAGCTGGAGCGGGCATTGTGTCTGGGACTGGTAGGCTATGCGCTGTGGTTCCCGGTAGGGATGCCATCTTTTGGTGCAAACGGCTGGCCATCTCAGCTGTTCGATACGCTACAAAATGGCGTCGGGCGATTAATTTCCAGTCATACTGCGCAATAA
- a CDS encoding L-cystine transporter, whose translation MDLPLTLNIVAFVALLVLLSRFSRHNWSLSKKVLTGLVIGVLFGLVLQLIYGENSAVVKESISWFNIVGNGYVQLLQMVVMPLVFVSILSAVARLHNASSLGKISVLTIGVLLFTTAISALVGVFVTGLFGLSAEGLVQGVQETARLSAIQSNYVGKVADLTVPQLVLSFIPKNPFADLTGASPTSIISVVIFAAFLGVAALQLLKDDEVKGQRVLVAIDTLQSWVMKLVRLVMKLTPYGVLALMTKVVAGSNLQDIIKLGSFVVASYLGLAIMFGVHALLLSVNGINPMRFFRKVWPVITFAFTSRSSAASIPLSVETQTRRLGVPESIASFAASFGATIGQNGCAGLYPTMLAVMVAPTVGINPFDPLWIATLVGIVTLSSAGVAGVGGGATFAALIVLPAMGLPVTLVALLISIEPLIDMGRTALNVNGSMTAGSLTSRWLGMTDKRVLESDDNAELAHR comes from the coding sequence ATGGACCTTCCTCTTACGCTTAATATCGTGGCCTTTGTGGCGCTGCTGGTATTGCTCTCCCGCTTCAGCCGTCATAACTGGAGCCTGTCGAAAAAAGTGCTGACCGGTCTGGTGATCGGCGTACTGTTCGGCCTGGTGTTGCAGTTGATCTACGGCGAAAACAGCGCAGTGGTTAAAGAGTCGATTAGCTGGTTTAACATCGTCGGTAATGGCTATGTCCAGTTGCTGCAGATGGTCGTCATGCCGCTGGTATTCGTTTCCATTCTGAGTGCGGTCGCCCGTCTGCATAATGCCTCTTCGCTGGGAAAAATCAGCGTACTGACCATCGGCGTTCTGCTGTTTACCACCGCCATCTCAGCACTGGTCGGCGTCTTCGTCACCGGCCTGTTTGGTCTGAGCGCAGAAGGTCTGGTACAGGGCGTGCAGGAGACCGCGCGTCTCAGTGCGATCCAGAGCAACTATGTCGGCAAAGTGGCTGACCTGACCGTGCCGCAGCTGGTGCTCTCCTTTATCCCGAAAAACCCGTTTGCCGATCTGACAGGCGCCAGTCCGACCTCAATCATCAGCGTCGTGATCTTTGCCGCGTTCCTGGGTGTGGCTGCACTGCAGTTGCTTAAAGATGATGAAGTGAAAGGTCAGCGCGTGCTGGTGGCGATCGACACGCTGCAGTCGTGGGTGATGAAGCTGGTGCGTTTAGTGATGAAGCTGACGCCGTATGGTGTGCTGGCGCTGATGACTAAAGTGGTTGCCGGTTCAAACCTGCAGGACATCATCAAACTGGGCAGCTTTGTGGTCGCCTCATACCTCGGTCTGGCCATCATGTTTGGTGTCCACGCCCTGCTGCTGTCGGTGAATGGTATCAACCCAATGCGCTTCTTCCGTAAAGTGTGGCCGGTTATCACCTTCGCCTTCACCAGCCGTTCCAGCGCAGCCAGCATTCCGTTGAGCGTTGAAACCCAGACCCGTCGTCTTGGCGTGCCGGAGTCGATTGCCAGCTTCGCGGCATCCTTTGGCGCCACAATCGGCCAGAATGGCTGTGCCGGTCTTTATCCGACCATGCTGGCCGTGATGGTTGCGCCAACCGTCGGGATTAACCCGTTTGATCCACTGTGGATTGCCACGCTGGTTGGGATAGTCACGCTGAGCTCAGCCGGTGTGGCCGGTGTTGGTGGAGGTGCAACGTTTGCTGCACTGATTGTCCTGCCTGCGATGGGCCTGCCGGTGACCCTGGTGGCGCTGCTGATCTCCATTGAGCCGCTGATTGATATGGGCCGTACAGCACTGAACGTCAACGGTTCGATGACCGCAGGTTCCCTGACCAGCCGCTGGTTAGGCATGACCGATAAGCGCGTACTGGAAAGTGACGACAACGCCGAGCTGGCGCACCGTTAA
- a CDS encoding DUF6515 family protein, translated as MKKIIASLLTLTLLTPALAFAHPGDWGPGWGRHGGPDPHWIGPGHHWGGPGPIRFLPEAATAVLIGGLTYYLLNGSYYQRHGDEYVVVEPPAESRVSSEMRVLDFNGKRFYVQAGHFYQRQIDGDYVEVPRPAGL; from the coding sequence ATGAAAAAGATAATCGCCTCGCTTCTGACGCTGACGCTTCTGACACCCGCTCTGGCTTTCGCCCATCCTGGCGACTGGGGCCCGGGATGGGGTCGACATGGCGGACCCGATCCACACTGGATCGGTCCCGGACATCACTGGGGCGGACCTGGACCGATTCGCTTTCTGCCTGAAGCCGCAACGGCGGTGCTGATCGGCGGACTGACCTACTACCTGCTCAATGGCAGTTACTATCAGCGCCACGGCGATGAATATGTGGTGGTAGAGCCGCCAGCAGAGTCGCGGGTCAGCAGTGAGATGCGGGTACTCGACTTTAACGGCAAACGCTTCTATGTGCAGGCAGGTCATTTCTACCAGCGGCAGATAGACGGTGATTATGTTGAGGTGCCGCGCCCGGCAGGATTGTAG
- the osmE gene encoding osmotically-inducible lipoprotein OsmE — protein sequence MNKVMGCIAAALTLAALSGCTTYDRAESYVTKPVVKDVKKGMTRDQVRQIAGAPSTEITMVHARGTCQTYVLGQRDGKAQTYFVSYNDTGRVMNYGFQSCAEYDTDPQVQQ from the coding sequence ATGAATAAAGTGATGGGATGTATCGCTGCGGCGCTGACACTGGCTGCACTGTCTGGTTGTACGACTTACGATCGTGCGGAAAGCTACGTGACTAAGCCAGTGGTAAAGGATGTTAAAAAGGGTATGACACGTGATCAGGTTCGTCAGATCGCGGGTGCACCTTCTACTGAAATCACCATGGTCCACGCGCGCGGCACCTGCCAGACTTATGTTCTGGGTCAGCGCGACGGTAAAGCGCAGACTTATTTCGTGAGCTACAACGACACGGGCCGTGTGATGAACTACGGCTTCCAGAGCTGTGCGGAATATGATACCGATCCGCAGGTTCAGCAGTAA
- a CDS encoding multidrug effflux MFS transporter, whose protein sequence is MTPAHSDRLVYAITLGLLAALGPLCIDLYLPALPQMAQDLHTETATAQLSLTAGLLGLGFGQLLFGPMSDKFGRLRPLTLSLILLFIASIGCALAQDIHQLLVARLFEGLAGAGGAVLSRAIARDMYSGHELTRFFALLMLVNGLAPVGAPVLGGVLMTIVDWRGIFMVLGGIAILLILLARWKLHETLPEARRNQGSIFSAYAALGQVVTHRPFMGFCLTQGFMMSGMFAYIGASPFVLQQLYGLSPQAFSFCFAANGFGLIIASQTSARLCPLWGEYRVLKGGLTLAFVASSLLLLAALLHAPLALLLLALFFTIASNGVIATTASSLAMQSQGHRAGSASAVIGVTMFTLGAITVPLTGIGGTSVLSMCATIFGCFMMAILMFNVLAKKPLS, encoded by the coding sequence ATGACCCCTGCTCACTCTGACCGCCTGGTTTATGCGATTACACTGGGCCTGCTGGCCGCACTGGGCCCGCTCTGTATCGACCTTTATCTGCCAGCCCTGCCACAAATGGCGCAGGATCTGCACACCGAAACTGCGACCGCGCAGTTGAGTCTGACCGCCGGTCTGTTGGGCCTGGGCTTTGGGCAGCTGCTGTTTGGCCCGATGAGTGACAAATTCGGTCGCCTGCGTCCGCTAACCCTGTCACTGATACTGCTGTTTATCGCCTCAATCGGCTGTGCGCTGGCGCAGGACATCCACCAACTGCTGGTGGCGCGGCTGTTTGAAGGATTAGCGGGGGCGGGCGGCGCGGTATTGTCGCGGGCGATTGCACGCGATATGTACAGTGGTCATGAGCTGACGCGCTTCTTCGCGCTGCTGATGCTGGTTAACGGTCTGGCTCCAGTCGGCGCGCCGGTACTGGGTGGTGTGCTGATGACGATAGTCGACTGGCGCGGCATCTTCATGGTACTGGGCGGCATTGCCATTCTGCTGATCCTGCTGGCGCGCTGGAAGCTGCATGAAACCCTGCCTGAAGCCCGCCGCAACCAAGGCTCGATTTTCTCCGCCTACGCGGCACTCGGTCAGGTGGTCACCCATCGACCCTTTATGGGCTTCTGTCTGACCCAGGGCTTTATGATGTCCGGCATGTTCGCCTATATCGGTGCCTCGCCGTTTGTGCTGCAACAACTCTATGGCCTGTCGCCCCAGGCCTTTAGCTTCTGCTTTGCGGCCAACGGGTTTGGCCTGATCATTGCTTCGCAGACCAGCGCTCGCCTCTGTCCGTTGTGGGGCGAATATCGGGTGCTGAAAGGCGGTCTGACACTGGCTTTTGTCGCCTCTAGCCTGCTGCTGCTGGCCGCGCTACTACACGCACCGTTAGCGCTGCTGCTGCTGGCGCTGTTCTTTACCATCGCCAGCAACGGCGTGATCGCTACCACTGCCTCGTCACTGGCGATGCAGAGTCAGGGCCACCGTGCTGGCAGCGCCTCTGCAGTCATTGGCGTCACCATGTTCACGCTGGGTGCGATTACCGTGCCGCTCACCGGCATTGGCGGCACGTCGGTACTGAGCATGTGCGCCACCATTTTTGGCTGCTTTATGATGGCGATTCTGATGTTTAACGTGCTGGCGAAAAAACCGCTGTCGTAA
- the nadE gene encoding ammonia-dependent NAD(+) synthetase, with protein sequence MSLQQEIIEALGVKPVIDADQEVRVSVDFLKAYLKRHSGLKTLVLGISGGQDSTLAGKLAQTAISELRQESGDNDYTFIAVRLPYGVQADEQDCQDALAFIQPDRSLAVNIKESVLASERALKDAGITLSDFVRGNEKARERMKAQYSIAGMTKGVVVGTDHAAEAVTGFFTKYGDGGTDINPLFRLNKRQGKQLLKHLGCPEHLYLKKPTADLEDDRPGLQDEVALGVTYEMIDDYLEGKSIDPDNARIIEGWYLKTEHKRRPPITVFDDFWK encoded by the coding sequence ATGTCACTGCAGCAGGAAATTATTGAAGCACTGGGTGTCAAGCCCGTTATCGACGCCGACCAGGAAGTGCGTGTCAGCGTCGATTTTCTTAAAGCCTATCTGAAACGTCACAGCGGACTGAAAACGCTGGTGCTGGGGATTAGCGGCGGTCAGGATTCAACCCTTGCGGGCAAGCTGGCGCAAACGGCGATCAGCGAGCTGCGTCAGGAGAGCGGCGATAACGACTACACCTTTATTGCGGTGCGTCTGCCGTATGGCGTGCAGGCGGATGAGCAGGATTGTCAGGACGCGCTGGCCTTTATTCAGCCCGACCGTTCGCTGGCGGTGAACATCAAAGAGTCCGTGCTGGCCAGTGAGCGCGCGTTGAAAGATGCCGGTATCACGTTGTCTGATTTCGTGCGCGGCAATGAAAAAGCGCGCGAGCGAATGAAGGCGCAATACAGCATCGCCGGCATGACCAAAGGGGTGGTGGTCGGCACCGACCATGCCGCTGAAGCGGTCACCGGGTTCTTCACCAAATATGGCGATGGCGGTACTGACATCAATCCCCTTTTCCGCCTGAATAAGCGTCAGGGCAAACAGCTGCTGAAGCATCTTGGCTGCCCGGAACATCTTTATCTGAAGAAACCGACTGCCGATCTGGAAGATGATCGTCCAGGCCTGCAGGATGAAGTGGCGCTGGGTGTCACCTACGAGATGATTGATGACTATCTGGAAGGCAAAAGCATCGATCCTGACAACGCCCGTATTATCGAAGGCTGGTATCTGAAAACTGAGCACAAACGTCGTCCGCCGATCACTGTGTTCGACGACTTCTGGAAGTAA
- the yddG gene encoding aromatic amino acid DMT transporter YddG, whose translation MPPTVSRATLIGLIAILLWSTTVGLLRSVSEAFGATGGAALIYTTTAILLCLTRGLPRPGALPALYLWLGGALFVGYEICLALAIGLASDRTQSLELGMINYLWPCLTIVLAIPFNQQRFRVWLWPGLLLSLLGIVWVMKGSGSSSPALLWQNILRNPVAYALAFIAALTWAVYNNLTRRFARGSNGVTLFFILTALALWLKYAFSDRPVPLTFDLIPIMEVLFVGLSTAIAYSAWNHGIQQGNLTLLATASYFTPVLSALLGSLWLGLTPPLAFWQGVAMITLGSLICWLATRRL comes from the coding sequence ATGCCTCCCACCGTCTCGCGCGCTACCCTCATCGGGCTTATCGCCATTTTGCTCTGGAGCACCACCGTGGGTCTGCTGCGCAGCGTCAGTGAAGCCTTCGGTGCCACTGGCGGCGCGGCGCTGATCTACACCACCACGGCGATCCTGCTTTGCCTGACCCGCGGTTTGCCCAGACCTGGCGCACTGCCCGCGCTCTACCTGTGGCTGGGCGGTGCCCTCTTTGTCGGTTACGAGATCTGCCTGGCGCTGGCTATCGGGCTGGCCAGCGATCGCACCCAGTCGCTGGAGCTGGGAATGATCAATTATCTCTGGCCCTGCCTGACCATCGTGCTGGCGATTCCGTTTAATCAGCAGCGCTTCCGTGTCTGGCTCTGGCCAGGGCTGCTGCTGTCGCTGCTGGGGATCGTCTGGGTGATGAAAGGCAGTGGCAGCAGTTCGCCCGCGCTACTGTGGCAGAATATACTGCGCAACCCTGTCGCCTATGCACTCGCCTTTATCGCCGCCCTGACATGGGCGGTCTACAACAACCTTACCCGCCGTTTTGCCCGCGGCTCGAACGGCGTCACGCTGTTTTTTATACTGACCGCACTGGCGCTGTGGCTGAAATATGCCTTCAGCGATCGTCCTGTGCCGTTAACGTTCGATCTGATACCGATAATGGAGGTGCTGTTTGTCGGCCTCTCCACTGCTATCGCCTATTCCGCCTGGAATCATGGGATTCAGCAGGGCAATCTGACGCTGCTGGCCACCGCGTCCTACTTCACGCCAGTGCTGTCGGCTCTTCTGGGATCGCTGTGGCTGGGTCTGACGCCGCCGCTGGCTTTCTGGCAGGGCGTTGCGATGATTACACTGGGCTCGCTGATTTGCTGGCTGGCGACACGGCGTCTTTAA
- the cho gene encoding excinuclease Cho, with the protein MVRRAAILRPEPDANTIYQYPEHLREWLEGLPNHPGVYTFHGESESLPLYIGKSVNLRSRVMSHFRTPDEAKMLRQSRRVSWIPTAGDLGALLLEAQMIKTQQPLFNKRLRKNRQLCSLQITDGKPNVVYAKDLDFSQSPNLFGLYRSRFAALERLKQLADEYQLCHGLLGLEALSAGRGCFRSALRRCAGACCGKEPVSDHQDRLLEALENVRVFCWPWQGAVGLVEEGKEMTQIHVIDHWFYLGSVSSMDEARKLQRPEGGFDHDGYKILCRPILSGVYPILPL; encoded by the coding sequence TTGGTCAGACGTGCTGCCATTCTTCGCCCCGAACCCGACGCGAATACAATTTATCAATATCCCGAACACCTGCGTGAATGGCTGGAAGGCCTGCCGAATCATCCTGGCGTCTACACCTTTCATGGCGAAAGTGAGTCACTGCCGCTTTATATCGGTAAAAGTGTCAATCTGCGTTCGCGAGTGATGTCCCATTTCCGCACGCCGGACGAGGCGAAAATGCTGCGCCAGTCACGGCGCGTAAGCTGGATCCCCACAGCAGGCGATCTCGGTGCGCTGCTGCTGGAAGCGCAGATGATCAAAACCCAGCAGCCGCTGTTCAATAAGCGACTGCGCAAAAATCGCCAGCTCTGTTCGCTGCAGATTACCGACGGCAAACCGAATGTGGTTTACGCAAAAGATCTCGATTTCAGTCAGTCACCCAACCTGTTTGGACTTTATCGCAGCCGCTTTGCGGCGCTGGAACGGCTCAAGCAACTGGCGGATGAGTATCAGCTCTGTCATGGGCTGCTGGGTCTGGAAGCGCTGAGTGCGGGACGCGGCTGCTTCCGCTCGGCTCTGCGTCGTTGCGCCGGAGCCTGTTGCGGTAAAGAGCCGGTCAGCGACCATCAGGATCGGCTGCTGGAGGCACTGGAAAATGTGCGGGTCTTCTGCTGGCCGTGGCAGGGTGCCGTAGGTCTGGTGGAGGAAGGCAAAGAGATGACACAAATCCATGTTATCGATCACTGGTTCTATCTCGGTTCGGTGAGCAGCATGGATGAGGCCAGAAAACTGCAGCGGCCCGAAGGCGGTTTTGATCACGACGGCTATAAAATCCTCTGCCGCCCGATTCTGTCGGGTGTCTACCCTATTCTTCCGCTATAA
- the spy gene encoding ATP-independent periplasmic protein-refolding chaperone Spy, whose protein sequence is MRKLTSLLLASSLAFGAASAVHAAADNLTPPPAGSEKAMHKPPMRHGMEMMFKGLNLTDAQKTQMRDIMKESHKEMKRPSLDERRAAHSIIASDSFDQSKAEAQAEKMSANAKEHALKMLETQNKLYNVLTPEQKKQYNANFEKRLTEKAPHDGKMAPPAEPAE, encoded by the coding sequence ATGCGCAAACTGACTTCCCTTTTACTGGCTTCTTCGCTGGCGTTTGGTGCAGCCAGCGCCGTCCATGCAGCAGCAGATAACCTGACTCCACCGCCAGCGGGCAGCGAAAAGGCGATGCACAAACCGCCAATGCGCCACGGCATGGAGATGATGTTTAAAGGTCTGAACCTGACCGACGCGCAGAAAACCCAGATGCGCGACATCATGAAAGAGAGCCACAAAGAGATGAAACGTCCGTCACTGGACGAGCGTCGCGCGGCTCACAGCATTATTGCGTCTGACAGCTTTGACCAGAGCAAAGCCGAAGCGCAGGCAGAGAAGATGTCCGCCAACGCGAAAGAGCATGCGCTGAAGATGCTGGAAACCCAGAACAAGCTCTATAACGTGCTGACGCCGGAGCAGAAGAAACAGTACAACGCGAACTTTGAAAAGCGTCTGACTGAGAAAGCCCCGCACGACGGCAAAATGGCGCCCCCAGCAGAACCGGCTGAATAA
- the astE gene encoding succinylglutamate desuccinylase, with amino-acid sequence MQDFLQQTLSGEVPRKRSGETAHLRWQWLYHGILLMEPTVPVKQALVLSAGIHGNETAPVEIVNQLVNPLLRGEKPLQQRMLVILGNPSALRAGKRYVRYDINRLFGGRWQQIDDGDEARRVLRLEQALETFWQLGECDETRWHLDMHTAIRGSYHPQFGVMPHNERPWPPAFLDWLAAAGLEALVFHRSPGGTFTHFSCEHFGAASCTLELGKALPFGENDLSQFSAAQQALASLLYGEAMPAATVKPRHYRVAQQITRLSEHFTLHMSPETLNFTAFPQGTLLAEDGNTRYYVQQAREYVLFPNPNVAAGLRAGLMLIEEGEQTQALPV; translated from the coding sequence ATGCAGGACTTTTTACAGCAAACGCTTTCCGGCGAGGTGCCGCGTAAGCGTAGTGGTGAAACGGCGCATCTTCGCTGGCAGTGGTTGTATCACGGCATACTGTTGATGGAGCCGACGGTGCCGGTTAAACAGGCGCTGGTGCTCTCTGCCGGGATCCACGGCAATGAAACGGCCCCGGTAGAAATCGTAAACCAGCTGGTTAACCCGCTGTTGCGAGGCGAAAAGCCGTTACAGCAGCGCATGCTGGTCATTCTGGGTAATCCCTCAGCGCTGCGCGCCGGTAAGCGCTATGTGCGTTATGACATCAACCGGCTATTTGGCGGACGCTGGCAGCAGATTGATGACGGTGATGAAGCCCGCCGCGTGTTGCGGCTGGAGCAGGCGCTGGAAACCTTCTGGCAGTTGGGTGAGTGCGATGAGACGCGCTGGCACCTCGACATGCACACCGCCATTCGCGGCTCTTATCACCCTCAGTTCGGGGTGATGCCGCATAACGAGCGTCCCTGGCCGCCTGCGTTTTTAGACTGGCTGGCCGCTGCCGGGCTGGAAGCGCTGGTGTTTCATCGCTCGCCGGGCGGTACCTTTACCCATTTCAGCTGCGAGCACTTCGGTGCGGCCAGCTGCACGCTTGAACTGGGCAAGGCGCTGCCGTTCGGCGAGAACGATCTCAGCCAGTTCAGCGCGGCGCAGCAGGCGCTGGCTTCTCTGCTCTATGGCGAAGCGATGCCTGCCGCGACGGTGAAACCGCGTCACTATCGGGTTGCGCAGCAGATCACCCGACTGAGTGAGCACTTTACGCTGCATATGTCGCCGGAAACGCTGAACTTTACCGCGTTTCCTCAAGGGACGTTGCTGGCGGAAGATGGTAATACGCGCTATTACGTGCAGCAGGCGCGGGAATATGTGCTGTTCCCCAATCCCAACGTGGCCGCCGGGCTGCGTGCCGGACTGATGCTGATTGAAGAGGGTGAACAGACTCAGGCGCTGCCGGTGTGA